From one Anomaloglossus baeobatrachus isolate aAnoBae1 chromosome 5 unlocalized genomic scaffold, aAnoBae1.hap1 SUPER_5_unloc_14, whole genome shotgun sequence genomic stretch:
- the LOC142258868 gene encoding uncharacterized protein LOC142258868, with product MFRDHEQESPYGIVILAVKVQKASARAKHECACDEDLPYINTTEAYVRGDERSKEEIPTYDYPDVCTRRSETQLTSSTFTSDDLNIIQDITEVNAIIPNIPSSLHSKDLSSACFKQVLPSDSSQTIKKNKCGKRVIKNQSALTAKKPFSTPEIKKIHQKIHTWDIGVSSESVSYQRTHTGEKKYSCSECGKCYLQKSVFVGHQRTHTGEKPFSCSKCGKHFTWKSSLVDHQKLHTGEKPFCCSECGKGFAVKSNLTTHHRTHTGEKPYSCSECGKCFTSRSQVVRHQRLHTGEKPYSCSECGKCFTQKCHLVIHQEIHTVKKPF from the exons gatgAAGATCTGCcctatattaatactacagaggcatatgtgaggggtgatgagcggagtaaagaggagattcctacatatgactacccag ATGTCTGTACCAGGAGATCAGAaacacaactgacatcttcaactTTTACATCAGATGACCTTAACATcatacaagatataactgaagtgaatgccattaTTCCAAATATACCATcttcccttcacagcaaagatctatcatctgcttGTTTTAAACAAGTCttaccttctgattcatcacagactattaagaaaaataaatgtgGCAAAAGGGTCATTAAAAATCAAagtgctcttacagcaaagaagccattttcaactccagaaattaaaaaaatccatcaaaaaattcacacatggGATATAGGAGTTTCTTCAGAGTCTGTTAGTtaccaaagaactcacacaggggagaagaaatattcatgttcagaatgtgggaaatgttatttacagAAATCAGTTTTTGttggacatcagagaactcacacgggggagaagccattttcatgttcaaaatgtgggaaacattttacctggaaatcaagtcttgttgatcaccagaaacttcacacaggggaaaagcctttttgttgttcagaatgtggaaaaggtTTTGCAGTTAAATCAAATCTTACCACAcatcacagaactcacacaggggagaagccatattcatgttcagaatgtgggaaatgttttacaagtaGATCACAAGTTGTTAGACACCAGAgacttcacacaggtgagaagccatactcctgttcagaatgtgggaaatgttttacacagaaatGTCATCTTGTTATTCACCAAGAAATTCACACAGTGAAGAAGCCGTTTTAA